The following are from one region of the Edwardsiella tarda ATCC 15947 = NBRC 105688 genome:
- the nusB gene encoding transcription antitermination factor NusB has protein sequence MKPAARRRARECAVQALYSWQISKNDIADVEYQFLSEQDVKDVDVNYFRELLSGVASNADYLDGLMAPVLSRQLDELGQVEKAILRVSIYELSKRQDVPYKVAINEGVELAKTFGAEDSHKFVNGVLDKIAPQVRPNRK, from the coding sequence GTGAAACCTGCTGCCCGTCGCCGCGCCCGTGAGTGTGCCGTCCAGGCACTCTACTCTTGGCAGATCTCTAAAAACGATATCGCCGATGTCGAATACCAGTTTCTGTCTGAGCAGGACGTGAAAGACGTTGATGTAAACTACTTCCGTGAGCTGCTGTCCGGTGTGGCAAGCAATGCGGACTATCTGGATGGTTTGATGGCCCCGGTGCTGTCACGTCAACTGGATGAGCTGGGGCAGGTGGAAAAAGCTATCCTGCGCGTCTCTATCTATGAACTGAGCAAGCGCCAGGATGTCCCCTACAAGGTGGCAATCAACGAAGGCGTCGAGCTGGCCAAAACCTTTGGCGCCGAAGATAGCCACAAGTTCGTCAATGGCGTGCTGGATAAGATCGCACCGCAGGTGCGCCCGAATCGCAAATAA
- the ribE gene encoding 6,7-dimethyl-8-ribityllumazine synthase, with amino-acid sequence MKTIQGVVAAPQARVAIAIARFNHFINDSLLEGAIDALKRIGQVSDDNITVVWVPGAYELPLTVRALTATGRYDAVVALGTVIRGGTAHFEFVAGECSSGLASVALNSEVPVAFGVLTTETIEQAIDRAGTKAGNKGAEAALTALEMINVLTAIKA; translated from the coding sequence ATGAAAACGATTCAAGGCGTTGTTGCTGCCCCTCAAGCGCGTGTGGCCATCGCGATCGCGCGTTTTAACCATTTCATCAATGACAGTTTGTTGGAAGGGGCGATCGACGCGCTGAAGCGTATTGGTCAGGTTTCTGACGACAATATCACCGTAGTCTGGGTGCCGGGTGCCTACGAGCTGCCGTTGACCGTACGCGCGTTGACGGCGACCGGTCGCTATGACGCCGTCGTGGCGTTGGGCACCGTGATCCGCGGTGGCACCGCCCATTTTGAATTCGTTGCCGGTGAGTGCAGCTCTGGCTTGGCCAGCGTCGCGCTGAATAGCGAAGTGCCGGTCGCCTTTGGCGTACTGACTACCGAAACCATCGAACAAGCCATTGATCGTGCAGGGACTAAAGCGGGGAACAAAGGGGCGGAAGCCGCGCTGACCGCACTCGAAATGATCAATGTACTGACAGCCATTAAAGCCTGA
- the ribD gene encoding bifunctional diaminohydroxyphosphoribosylaminopyrimidine deaminase/5-amino-6-(5-phosphoribosylamino)uracil reductase RibD: protein MHPDEFYLARAFELARRGRFTTTPNPNVGCVLVRDGQIVGEGFHLRAGEPHAEVHALRMAGERARGATAYVTLEPCSHHGRTPPCADALVAAGVSRVVAAMQDPNPHVAGRGLYRLQQAGIEVRHGLMLAEAEAVNKGFLKRMRTGFPYVQLKLGASLDGRTAMASGESQWITSAAARADVQRYRAQSSAILSSSATVLADDPSLTVRWDELDDETQRHYPREWLRQPLRVIVDSHNRVTPQHRLISQPGETLLARETPDTQAWPSAVSQLSLPRNGAGLDLVLLMMQLGKRQINSVWVEAGPRLAGALLQAGVVDELIVYLAPKLLGDAARGLCHLPGLERLGDAPSLAFSEVTRVGDDLRLTLRVA from the coding sequence ATCCATCCTGATGAATTCTACCTGGCGCGCGCTTTCGAGCTGGCGCGTCGCGGTCGTTTTACGACGACCCCTAATCCTAATGTCGGTTGTGTTTTGGTGCGTGACGGGCAAATCGTCGGCGAAGGGTTTCACCTGCGTGCCGGAGAGCCACATGCCGAGGTGCATGCGTTACGCATGGCTGGCGAACGCGCGCGTGGCGCCACGGCTTATGTCACCCTGGAGCCCTGTAGTCACCATGGCCGGACTCCCCCCTGTGCCGACGCGCTGGTCGCCGCCGGCGTGAGCCGCGTAGTGGCGGCGATGCAGGATCCCAATCCACACGTGGCAGGGCGCGGGCTGTATCGCTTGCAGCAGGCGGGCATCGAGGTGCGCCATGGCCTGATGCTGGCCGAGGCCGAGGCGGTCAACAAGGGCTTCCTGAAGCGTATGCGCACCGGTTTTCCCTATGTCCAATTGAAGCTGGGCGCGTCGCTGGATGGGCGTACCGCCATGGCGTCTGGCGAGAGCCAATGGATCACCTCTGCCGCCGCCCGTGCCGACGTGCAGCGCTATCGGGCGCAGAGCTCGGCCATCTTAAGCAGTAGCGCTACGGTGCTGGCCGATGATCCGTCGCTGACGGTGCGCTGGGATGAGTTAGACGACGAGACACAGCGTCACTACCCGCGTGAGTGGTTACGCCAGCCGTTGCGGGTGATCGTCGATAGCCATAATCGCGTAACGCCGCAACATCGGCTGATCTCTCAACCGGGGGAGACCCTGCTGGCGCGCGAGACGCCCGATACACAGGCTTGGCCGTCGGCGGTAAGTCAGTTGTCGCTGCCGCGCAATGGCGCGGGATTGGACCTGGTGTTGCTGATGATGCAACTGGGCAAGCGGCAGATCAACAGTGTGTGGGTCGAAGCGGGTCCACGCCTGGCCGGTGCGCTGTTACAGGCGGGTGTGGTCGATGAATTGATTGTCTATCTGGCGCCGAAGCTGTTGGGCGATGCGGCGCGAGGACTATGTCACTTACCCGGGCTGGAGCGCCTGGGCGATGCGCCGTCGCTGGCTTTTAGTGAGGTCACGCGCGTCGGCGACGATTTGCGTCTGACGTTGCGCGTTGCCTAA
- the nrdR gene encoding transcriptional regulator NrdR, producing MHCPFCSAVDTKVIDSRLVGDGSQVRRRRQCLVCNERFTTFEVAELVMPRVVKSNGVREPFNEEKLRSGMLKALEKRPVNSDDVEMAISQIKSQLRATGEREVETKMVGNLVMDALKRLDKVAYIRFASVYRSFEDVREFGEEIARLQE from the coding sequence ATGCACTGTCCGTTTTGTTCCGCTGTCGATACCAAGGTCATCGATTCACGCCTGGTGGGCGATGGCTCACAGGTACGCCGCCGCCGTCAGTGTCTGGTTTGTAACGAGCGTTTCACCACCTTCGAGGTGGCCGAGTTGGTCATGCCGCGCGTGGTCAAGAGCAACGGTGTGCGGGAACCTTTCAACGAAGAGAAGCTGCGTAGTGGCATGCTAAAGGCGCTGGAGAAGCGTCCGGTTAACTCCGACGATGTCGAGATGGCTATCAGCCAGATTAAATCACAATTGCGCGCGACCGGTGAGCGCGAGGTGGAGACCAAGATGGTCGGTAATCTGGTGATGGATGCGTTGAAGCGGCTCGATAAGGTCGCCTATATCCGTTTCGCCTCCGTTTATCGCAGCTTTGAGGATGTACGCGAATTCGGCGAAGAGATCGCCCGTTTGCAGGAGTAG
- the secF gene encoding protein translocase subunit SecF, with product MAQDYSVEQLNHGRKVIDFMRWDYVAFTISGLLLLASCLVMYVKGFNWGLDFTGGTVIELTVEKAPDLNAMRAALVKSGFEEPVVQNFGSSRDIMIRMAPISGNEGQELGNRVVAVVKQVIDGDASVKRIEFVGPSVGSDLAQAGGMALLVALISILIYVGFRFEWRLALGAVLALAHDVVITLGVLSLFHIEIDLTIVASLMSVIGYSLNDSIVVSDRIRENFRKIRRGTPYEIVNVSLTQTLSRTIMTSATTLVVVLCLYIFGGAMLKGFSLTMLIGVSIGTISSIYVASALALKLGMKREHMLQQKVEKEGADQPSLLP from the coding sequence ATGGCACAAGATTATAGCGTTGAACAACTTAACCACGGGCGTAAAGTCATCGACTTTATGCGCTGGGACTACGTTGCCTTCACTATCTCCGGGTTGTTGCTGCTCGCTTCCTGCCTGGTGATGTATGTGAAGGGGTTCAACTGGGGCCTGGATTTCACCGGCGGTACGGTGATTGAGCTGACGGTGGAGAAAGCGCCGGATCTCAATGCGATGCGTGCGGCATTGGTCAAGTCAGGCTTCGAAGAGCCCGTCGTGCAGAACTTCGGCAGTAGCCGTGACATCATGATCCGTATGGCACCGATTAGCGGCAACGAAGGCCAGGAACTGGGCAATCGTGTCGTGGCGGTGGTCAAGCAGGTCATCGATGGCGACGCCTCGGTCAAGCGTATCGAGTTCGTCGGTCCGAGCGTGGGCAGCGATCTGGCGCAGGCCGGCGGCATGGCGTTGCTGGTGGCGCTGATCAGCATCCTGATCTACGTCGGCTTTCGTTTCGAGTGGCGTCTGGCGCTCGGTGCGGTGTTGGCGTTGGCGCATGACGTGGTCATTACGCTCGGGGTACTGTCGTTGTTCCATATCGAGATCGACCTGACCATCGTGGCATCGCTGATGTCGGTGATCGGTTACTCGCTCAACGACAGCATCGTGGTTTCCGACCGTATCCGTGAGAACTTCCGTAAGATCCGCCGCGGGACACCGTACGAGATCGTGAACGTCTCGCTGACACAGACCCTGAGCCGTACCATCATGACCTCGGCGACGACCTTGGTGGTGGTGCTCTGCCTCTACATCTTCGGTGGCGCGATGCTGAAAGGCTTCTCACTGACGATGTTGATCGGGGTCTCCATCGGTACCATCTCCTCCATTTATGTGGCATCCGCATTGGCGCTGAAGCTGGGCATGAAGCGTGAACACATGCTGCAGCAGAAGGTGGAGAAAGAGGGGGCCGATCAGCCTTCACTGTTGCCATAA